A stretch of the Neisseria sp. DTU_2020_1000833_1_SI_GRL_NUU_006 genome encodes the following:
- a CDS encoding lytic transglycosylase domain-containing protein: protein MMRLTASLFVICHSSAFAAAAYPQYEALVEKHSAAQRLDTNLVWAVMGRESSGNRYALSNKNARGLLQVIPPTAARMGVNPKHSYDPEQNIIAGTRYLRFLCNHFPDKSSHGCNLDLVLAGYNAGEGAVRKYGGIPPYRETQHYVRNVKARYARLSGNPEILASESPRSFKAKPIPAISHSDKSSENAVKVVAQTSVKRYADWDVFQEF from the coding sequence ATGATGAGACTAACTGCCTCGCTCTTTGTTATCTGCCATTCATCGGCGTTTGCCGCTGCCGCATACCCGCAATATGAGGCTTTGGTTGAAAAACATTCCGCTGCACAAAGGCTAGACACGAATTTGGTTTGGGCGGTTATGGGACGTGAAAGTAGTGGCAACCGTTATGCACTGTCTAACAAAAATGCACGGGGTCTGTTACAGGTTATTCCACCAACGGCAGCACGGATGGGGGTCAATCCCAAGCATTCGTACGACCCCGAGCAGAACATCATCGCAGGTACACGTTACCTGCGTTTTTTATGTAACCACTTCCCTGACAAATCCAGTCACGGCTGTAATCTTGATTTGGTGCTTGCCGGATACAACGCGGGTGAAGGGGCGGTTAGGAAATATGGTGGTATTCCGCCTTATCGGGAAACTCAACATTATGTCCGTAACGTCAAAGCGCGTTACGCCCGCTTGAGCGGTAATCCTGAGATTTTGGCATCCGAGTCGCCCCGGTCTTTCAAAGCCAAGCCCATACCTGCCATTTCACATTCCGACAAGTCGTCTGAAAACGCTGTCAAGGTGGTGGCGCAAACCTCCGTCAAGCGTTATGCGGATTGGGATGTTTTCCAAGAATTTTGA
- a CDS encoding hemagglutinin repeat-containing protein codes for MNRTLYKVVFNKHRNCMMVVAENAKREGKNTADTQATGISSNDIAGFTGFIHSISVISFSLSLLLGSALLLTSPYADAQNIVADKSAPAQQQPTIIQTGNGIPQANIQTPTAAGVSVNQYSHFNVDNHGAVLNNSRRNIQTQLGGWIQGNPWLAGGEARVIVNQVNSANPSLLGGYIEVGGRRAEVVIANPSGIQVNGGGFINASRATLTTGQPQYQAGDLSGFKIRQGNVVIAGHGLDARDTDYTQILSRAVKIDGPVWGKDVRVLAGQNGVSADGSVRSSHSPSANTNSANSLYAIDTGALGGMYAGKITLISTDRDASVHNQGQLFASAGNVAVNAEGKLVNTGTIAATGENHAVSIHARNVHNSGTIASQDDANIHSQTLDNSGTVLSSGELTIRNLGRLKNQNNGTIQAARLDMSTGSLDNTGNITQTGSQALDLVSAGKFDNSGKIGVSDVPQTSLNPNPSVIPQIPSTATGSGSSIVSTSKPGSDNPVSPTAPAKTYARGRIQTTGVLDNAGSINASGQIDIAAKKSLENSGSLNAAKLQVSGDSFNNTAKGKLQAHDLAVSAQTAKNSGLLSTQIGKIDNRELHNAGEIAANNLTLIHSGRLSNDKKGNIRAAHLQLDTAGLHNAGNILADSGTVTTNNNLRNTGKVSVAQLNTKGQTLDNTHGRIEAETVSIQSQQLTNQSGHITATEQLTINSRNVDNQNGKLLSANQAQLAVSDSLYNQHGEISTNQKLSIHDKNQNTLVLNNEDGTIQSTGNVSLQAKSLANNGTLTAGNKLDIALTDDFVVEHDLTAGNQLNLSTKGRLKNTHTLQAGHTLKLNAGNIDNQVTGRIIAGEQTNITSEQHVDNRGLINSNGLTHIGAGQTLTNTGTGKIYGNHIALNAQKLLNREETTEGSTKAGAIAARKRLDIGAKEIHNQEGALLSSEGIFAIGNRLDEQHHAAGMADTFVNGSASLEVQGDALISVRNMQNINNHFKTEAYLAKAEKQVRDYTVLGQNTYYQAVKDGLFDNSHGKKDQTTATFHLNNGSRIEANQWHVRDYHIETYKERIIENRPAHITVGGNLTASGQDWLNKDSRIIVGGRIITDDLNQKEITNQGTTGKGRTDAVGTQWDSVTEKGWYSGRKRQRRTEKNHTSYHDTQLFTHDFDTPVSVIQQNAASPSFQPAASAAKLIDRASTAAVNGQRIHTGNVVSLNNATVTLPSSSLYTVHPGNKGWLVETDPQFADYRRWLSSDYMLQQLKLDTNHLHKRLGDGYYEQKLVNEQIHQLTGYRRLDGYKSDEEQFKALMDNGLTAAKTFGLTPGIALSAEQVARLTSDIVWMENRTVSLSDGSTQTVLAPKVYALARKGDLNTSGGLISAEQVLLKLQNGNLTNSGTIAGRQAVLIQARNINSNGNIQADQIGLKAEKSINIDGGQVQAGRLLTAQAQNINLNGTTQTSGNERNGNTAIDHMAGINVAGSYTEQVDNRASDGILSLHADNDINLNAATISNQVKGGTTQITAGNNLNLGTIRTEHREAYGALDDKNHRHVRQSAEVGSSIRTQNGAMLRAGNDLKIRQGELEADEGKTVLAAGRDVTISEGRQITELEAAVSGKSKGILSSTKTHDRYRFSHDEAVGSNIGGGKMIVAAGQDINVRGSNLISDNGTVLKAGNDIDISTAHNRYTGNEYHESKKSGVMGTGGLGFTIGNRKTTDDTDRTNIVHTGSIIGSLNGDTVTVAGNRYRQTGSTVSSPEGRNTVTAKSIDVESANNRYATDYVHTREQKGLTVALNVPVVQAAQNFVQAAQNVGKSKNKRVNAMAAANAAWQGYQAAQQMQQFAPSSSAGQGQNNNQSSGISVSITYGEQKSRNEQKSRYTEAAASQIIGKGQTTLVATGGGEQSNINITGSDVIGHAGTTLIADNHIKLQSAIQDGSEQSKNKSSGWNAGVAVQIGDGISLGITAGGNLGKGKGQGESTTHRHTHVGSTAGKTIIRSGGDTTLKGAQLIGKGVQADTRNLHIESVQDTETYQSKQQNGNVQVTVGYGFSASGSYSQSKVKADHASVTEQSGIYAGEDGYQIKVRDNTDLKGGIITSSQSAEDKGKNLFQTATLTHSDIQNHSRYEGKSFGIGGSFDLNGGWDGTVTDKQGRPADRISPAIGYGSDGDGKNSTTRSGINTRNIHITDEAGQLARTGGTAEETEARIYTGIDTETADQQSGRLKNSFDKDAVAKEINLQREVTQEFGKNAAQATAAVSDKLGNTQSYERYQAAKTLLEAELQNTDSETEKAAIRATLGQVNAYLAENQSRYDTWKEGGIGRSILHGAAGGLTTGSLGGILAGGGTSLAAPYLDKAAENLGPAGKAAVNALGGAAIGYAAGGNVGTAAVGANVDWNNRQLHPDEVKWLHSKDTLQKYINYLKNKGLNLTPREAQIQLDRAAAAMVDSEWAILHGRNELAEQFLSQNTSRFHYVDNFGASHQFFTATNHEYLDQDRNLKALFSAYTDKNKNEINKFLHSIQIQNRNASTDFRRGMEQGYKDSSNDAHNDPKIIGKGIISLPRYVYDSSTSDEVGPLDDQQMETNRIALLRLQGRDYDAGRIYEYNHATRQRLMWYQLPVMELAGRIPSKLANKYKLYREGKLSAAQLAAEIKKQAPVVPNGKAFDFTSGTLISNQTVKLTQAQKLSNGTTLPVGTIARLTDKGVEATLPNGKNVSYAGVTEQRALPKPDSSVPKIRPNGTVELFTDSKGVQIPGAVGVSPSDPMAVARDARSMPNIPTGSQARVIANNPYIPKPAGKFTIMDYLPEAARITKKGGEIVINGTPNNKYLRGIPNEAELARMGLRLKYNGPLKEEFKQLKFHDSNGANIRSQDFKTIVFEKVK; via the coding sequence ATGAACCGCACCCTGTACAAAGTCGTATTTAACAAACATCGAAACTGCATGATGGTTGTTGCCGAAAATGCCAAACGCGAAGGAAAAAACACGGCCGATACCCAAGCTACAGGTATTTCATCAAATGATATTGCCGGCTTTACAGGTTTTATTCATTCTATCTCTGTTATCTCATTCTCTCTTTCATTACTGCTCGGCTCTGCCCTTCTCCTGACTTCTCCCTATGCCGATGCCCAAAATATCGTTGCCGACAAATCGGCACCTGCACAGCAACAGCCTACTATTATACAAACCGGCAACGGCATCCCGCAGGCCAATATCCAAACCCCTACTGCCGCAGGGGTTTCAGTTAACCAATACTCCCATTTCAATGTTGACAACCATGGCGCCGTTTTGAACAACAGCCGTCGGAACATACAAACACAGTTGGGCGGCTGGATACAGGGCAACCCCTGGCTTGCAGGTGGTGAGGCCCGTGTCATTGTGAATCAAGTCAATTCGGCTAATCCCTCTTTGTTGGGCGGATATATTGAGGTGGGTGGTAGACGTGCCGAAGTGGTGATTGCAAACCCTTCGGGAATTCAAGTGAACGGAGGGGGATTTATCAATGCTTCCCGTGCCACTTTGACTACAGGCCAGCCGCAATATCAAGCAGGAGACCTTAGCGGCTTTAAGATAAGGCAAGGCAATGTTGTAATCGCCGGACACGGTTTGGATGCCCGCGATACCGATTACACGCAGATATTGAGCCGCGCGGTTAAGATTGATGGGCCTGTGTGGGGTAAAGATGTGCGTGTGTTGGCAGGGCAAAATGGTGTCTCAGCTGATGGCTCTGTCCGGTCTTCACACTCCCCTTCTGCGAATACAAATTCTGCCAACTCACTGTATGCCATCGATACAGGGGCATTGGGCGGCATGTATGCCGGTAAGATCACCTTGATCAGCACTGATCGTGATGCATCCGTGCACAATCAGGGGCAATTATTTGCCTCAGCCGGCAATGTAGCAGTGAATGCTGAAGGTAAACTGGTCAACACGGGTACGATTGCGGCGACGGGAGAAAATCATGCGGTTTCAATTCATGCTCGCAATGTCCATAATAGCGGTACGATTGCCTCACAGGATGATGCCAATATTCACAGCCAGACGCTGGACAATTCAGGTACGGTCTTATCCTCAGGTGAATTGACTATCCGTAATTTAGGCCGTCTGAAAAACCAAAACAACGGGACGATCCAGGCTGCCCGCTTAGATATGTCAACAGGTAGTTTGGACAACACAGGTAATATTACTCAAACAGGTTCACAAGCATTGGATTTGGTATCTGCTGGCAAATTTGATAACAGTGGCAAGATTGGTGTGAGTGACGTTCCACAGACCAGTTTGAATCCCAATCCATCAGTCATACCGCAGATTCCGAGTACCGCTACAGGTTCAGGCAGCAGCATTGTCTCGACATCTAAGCCTGGTTCAGACAATCCCGTTTCACCTACAGCACCTGCAAAAACCTACGCCAGAGGACGCATTCAAACAACGGGAGTACTTGATAATGCAGGATCAATCAATGCAAGTGGACAAATCGACATTGCCGCCAAAAAAAGTTTGGAAAATTCGGGCAGTCTGAATGCGGCTAAACTACAAGTATCAGGCGATTCATTTAACAATACGGCAAAAGGCAAACTCCAGGCACACGATCTGGCTGTTAGTGCTCAAACTGCTAAAAACAGCGGTCTCCTATCAACTCAAATCGGCAAGATTGACAACCGTGAACTGCATAATGCGGGAGAAATTGCTGCCAACAATCTGACACTCATACATTCGGGCCGCTTGAGCAATGATAAAAAAGGCAATATTCGAGCTGCACATTTACAGCTTGATACTGCCGGTTTACATAACGCAGGTAACATTCTTGCCGATAGTGGAACCGTCACCACCAATAACAATCTTCGCAATACAGGAAAAGTTTCTGTTGCACAACTGAATACCAAAGGTCAGACTCTAGATAATACGCACGGACGTATAGAGGCTGAAACGGTTAGCATCCAAAGTCAGCAACTGACTAACCAAAGCGGTCATATTACTGCTACCGAACAACTGACTATCAATAGTCGAAATGTAGACAACCAAAACGGCAAACTCCTATCTGCAAACCAAGCACAATTAGCTGTTTCAGACAGCCTATACAACCAGCATGGTGAAATCTCCACTAACCAGAAGTTGTCTATTCACGATAAAAATCAAAACACTTTGGTGCTAAACAATGAGGATGGCACGATTCAATCTACTGGCAATGTATCACTGCAAGCCAAATCACTGGCCAATAATGGCACATTAACGGCCGGTAACAAACTGGATATCGCCTTGACGGATGATTTCGTCGTAGAACACGACCTCACTGCAGGCAACCAATTAAATCTAAGCACAAAAGGCCGTCTGAAAAATACCCATACCCTACAAGCAGGCCATACACTCAAACTCAATGCCGGCAATATAGATAACCAAGTTACAGGCAGAATTATTGCCGGAGAGCAAACAAACATTACATCTGAACAGCATGTAGACAACAGGGGTTTGATCAACAGCAACGGTTTGACCCACATCGGTGCAGGTCAAACCCTGACCAACACCGGGACAGGCAAAATCTATGGCAACCATATTGCACTGAACGCGCAAAAACTGCTTAACCGAGAAGAAACGACAGAAGGCAGCACCAAAGCGGGTGCAATAGCCGCAAGGAAACGTTTGGATATCGGAGCAAAAGAGATTCATAACCAAGAAGGCGCCCTACTATCCAGCGAAGGTATTTTTGCCATCGGTAATCGACTGGATGAACAACATCATGCGGCAGGCATGGCCGATACCTTTGTTAATGGCAGTGCCAGTTTGGAAGTACAAGGTGATGCATTGATTTCCGTTAGGAATATGCAGAATATCAATAATCATTTTAAAACAGAGGCATACTTAGCCAAAGCGGAAAAGCAAGTCCGCGACTACACCGTATTGGGGCAAAATACCTATTATCAGGCAGTAAAAGACGGCCTATTCGACAACTCGCACGGAAAAAAAGACCAAACAACTGCTACCTTCCATTTAAACAATGGTTCTCGTATTGAGGCCAACCAATGGCATGTCCGAGACTATCACATCGAGACTTATAAAGAACGTATCATTGAAAATCGACCAGCACACATTACTGTGGGTGGTAATTTGACTGCTTCAGGCCAAGACTGGCTGAACAAAGACAGTCGAATTATAGTAGGCGGGCGTATTATCACTGATGATTTAAACCAGAAAGAAATCACCAATCAAGGTACAACAGGCAAGGGACGCACAGATGCTGTCGGCACACAGTGGGATTCAGTTACAGAAAAAGGATGGTACAGTGGAAGAAAAAGACAACGCCGTACTGAAAAAAACCACACTTCTTACCATGATACCCAACTATTTACCCACGACTTCGACACGCCTGTATCCGTCATCCAACAGAATGCCGCCTCCCCTTCCTTTCAACCCGCAGCATCTGCAGCCAAACTGATTGACAGAGCATCCACAGCAGCCGTCAATGGGCAGCGTATCCATACCGGTAATGTGGTCTCATTAAATAACGCTACTGTTACTCTACCTAGCAGCAGCCTCTACACCGTCCACCCCGGTAATAAAGGCTGGTTGGTTGAAACAGATCCTCAATTTGCAGACTACCGCCGCTGGTTGAGCAGCGACTACATGTTGCAACAACTGAAATTGGACACCAATCATCTACACAAACGGCTAGGCGACGGCTACTACGAACAAAAACTTGTTAATGAACAAATCCACCAGTTAACAGGCTACCGCCGACTCGACGGCTACAAAAGTGATGAAGAACAATTCAAAGCTCTGATGGACAACGGCCTTACTGCTGCCAAAACATTCGGCCTTACCCCGGGTATCGCCTTGAGTGCAGAGCAAGTTGCCCGCTTAACTTCAGATATCGTTTGGATGGAAAATCGAACCGTCTCCCTGTCTGACGGTTCGACTCAAACCGTACTGGCCCCCAAAGTTTATGCACTGGCTCGAAAAGGTGATCTCAATACCTCCGGCGGCCTGATTAGTGCCGAACAAGTCTTACTTAAACTGCAAAACGGCAACCTGACTAACAGCGGTACCATTGCGGGGCGGCAGGCCGTACTCATCCAAGCACGGAATATTAACAGCAACGGCAATATTCAGGCCGACCAAATCGGCTTAAAAGCTGAAAAAAGTATCAATATCGACGGCGGGCAGGTACAAGCAGGCAGACTGCTGACTGCCCAAGCGCAAAATATTAACCTTAACGGTACAACCCAAACTTCCGGTAATGAACGTAACGGCAATACCGCCATCGATCATATGGCCGGCATTAACGTGGCCGGAAGCTATACTGAGCAAGTAGATAACAGAGCTTCAGACGGCATCCTATCCCTGCATGCCGACAACGATATCAACCTTAATGCAGCCACCATCTCTAACCAAGTTAAAGGCGGCACCACCCAAATTACCGCCGGTAATAATCTCAACCTCGGCACCATCCGCACCGAACATCGCGAAGCCTATGGCGCATTAGATGACAAAAATCATCGCCATGTCCGCCAAAGTGCCGAAGTCGGCAGCAGCATCCGCACGCAAAACGGCGCAATGCTTAGAGCCGGCAACGACTTAAAAATCCGCCAAGGCGAACTTGAGGCCGACGAGGGTAAAACCGTCCTTGCTGCGGGACGTGATGTCACTATCAGCGAAGGACGCCAAATAACCGAATTGGAAGCCGCTGTAAGCGGGAAAAGCAAAGGCATCCTTTCCAGTACCAAAACACACGACCGCTACCGCTTCAGTCATGATGAAGCAGTCGGCAGCAACATCGGCGGCGGCAAAATGATTGTTGCAGCCGGGCAGGATATCAATGTACGCGGCAGCAACCTTATTTCTGATAATGGCACTGTCTTAAAAGCAGGAAACGACATCGATATTTCTACTGCCCATAATCGCTACACCGGCAATGAATACCACGAGAGCAAAAAATCAGGAGTCATGGGTACAGGCGGATTGGGCTTTACTATCGGTAACCGAAAAACTACCGATGACACTGATCGTACCAATATTGTCCATACAGGCAGCATTATAGGCAGCCTGAATGGAGACACCGTTACAGTTGCCGGAAACCGCTACCGACAAACCGGCAGTACCGTCTCCAGCCCCGAGGGGCGCAATACCGTCACTGCCAAAAGCATAGATGTAGAGTCCGCAAACAACCGGTATGCCACTGACTACGTCCACACCCGGGAACAAAAAGGCCTCACCGTCGCCCTCAATGTGCCGGTTGTCCAAGCTGCACAAAACTTCGTACAAGCAGCCCAAAATGTGGGCAAAAGTAAAAATAAACGCGTTAATGCCATGGCTGCAGCCAATGCTGCATGGCAGGGTTATCAAGCAGCCCAACAAATGCAACAATTTGCTCCAAGCAGCAGTGCGGGACAAGGTCAAAACAACAATCAAAGCTCCGGTATCAGTGTGTCCATCACCTACGGCGAACAGAAAAGTCGTAACGAGCAAAAAAGCCGTTACACCGAAGCGGCAGCAAGTCAAATTATCGGCAAAGGGCAAACCACACTTGTGGCCACAGGAGGCGGGGAGCAGTCCAATATCAATATTACAGGTTCCGATGTCATCGGCCATGCAGGTACCACACTCATTGCCGACAACCATATCAAACTCCAATCTGCCATACAGGACGGCAGCGAGCAAAGCAAAAACAAAAGCAGTGGCTGGAATGCAGGCGTAGCCGTCCAAATAGGCGACGGCATCAGTCTTGGAATTACCGCCGGAGGAAATCTCGGCAAAGGTAAAGGACAAGGGGAAAGTACTACCCACCGCCACACCCATGTCGGCAGTACGGCCGGCAAAACGATTATCCGAAGCGGCGGGGATACCACCCTCAAAGGTGCGCAGCTTATCGGCAAAGGCGTACAGGCAGATACGCGCAACCTGCATATAGAAAGCGTTCAAGATACTGAAACCTATCAAAGCAAACAACAAAACGGCAACGTCCAAGTTACCGTTGGTTACGGATTCAGTGCAAGCGGCAGTTACAGCCAAAGCAAAGTCAAAGCAGACCATGCCTCCGTAACCGAGCAAAGCGGTATTTATGCCGGAGAAGATGGCTATCAAATCAAAGTCAGAGACAACACAGACCTCAAGGGCGGTATCATCACGTCTAGCCAAAGCGCAGAAGATAAGGGCAAAAACCTTTTTCAGACGGCGACCCTCACCCATAGCGACATTCAAAACCACAGCCGCTACGAAGGCAAAAGCTTCGGCATAGGCGGCAGTTTCGACCTGAACGGCGGCTGGGACGGCACGGTTACCGACAAACAGGGCAGGCCTGCCGACAGGATCAGCCCGGCCATCGGCTACGGCAGCGACGGAGACGGCAAAAACAGCACCACCCGCAGCGGCATCAACACCCGCAACATACACATCACCGACGAAGCGGGACAACTTGCCCGAACAGGCGGGACTGCCGAAGAAACCGAAGCGCGTATCTACACCGGCATCGACACCGAAACTGCGGATCAACAGTCAGGTCGTCTGAAAAACAGCTTCGACAAAGACGCGGTTGCCAAAGAGATCAACCTGCAAAGGGAAGTAACGCAGGAGTTCGGTAAAAATGCCGCACAAGCCACAGCAGCCGTTTCCGATAAACTCGGCAATACTCAAAGTTACGAACGGTATCAGGCAGCCAAAACCCTGTTGGAGGCGGAACTGCAAAACACGGACAGCGAAACCGAAAAAGCCGCCATCCGCGCAACACTCGGCCAAGTAAACGCCTACCTTGCCGAAAACCAAAGCCGCTACGACACCTGGAAAGAAGGCGGCATAGGCAGGAGTATCCTGCACGGGGCGGCAGGCGGACTGACGACCGGCAGCCTCGGCGGCATACTGGCCGGTGGCGGCACTTCCCTTGCCGCCCCGTATTTAGACAAAGCAGCAGAAAACCTCGGCCCGGCGGGCAAAGCAGCGGTCAATGCACTGGGCGGGGCGGCAATCGGCTATGCGGCGGGCGGGAATGTCGGTACGGCGGCAGTAGGGGCGAATGTCGATTGGAACAATAGGCAGTTGCATCCTGATGAAGTGAAGTGGTTACACAGTAAAGATACACTACAAAAATATATTAACTATTTAAAAAACAAAGGATTAAATTTAACTCCCCGAGAGGCTCAAATTCAGCTAGACCGCGCAGCTGCCGCAATGGTAGACAGCGAATGGGCAATACTGCATGGACGCAATGAACTTGCAGAACAGTTTTTATCTCAAAACACATCTAGATTCCATTATGTAGATAATTTTGGTGCAAGCCATCAATTCTTTACAGCTACTAATCATGAATATTTAGATCAAGACAGAAATTTAAAAGCATTATTTAGTGCTTATACCGATAAAAACAAAAACGAAATAAATAAATTCTTGCATAGTATTCAGATTCAAAACCGTAATGCCTCAACGGATTTTAGAAGAGGAATGGAACAAGGCTATAAAGATAGCAGTAACGATGCACATAATGATCCAAAGATAATTGGGAAAGGCATAATTTCCTTGCCGAGATACGTCTATGATTCGTCTACCAGTGATGAAGTGGGTCCACTAGACGATCAACAAATGGAGACTAACCGTATAGCCCTGCTACGTTTACAAGGGAGAGATTACGATGCAGGTAGAATATATGAATACAATCATGCAACCCGACAACGGTTAATGTGGTATCAATTGCCAGTAATGGAGCTAGCAGGACGTATCCCTAGTAAATTGGCTAACAAATATAAACTGTACCGCGAAGGTAAGTTATCTGCTGCACAACTGGCAGCAGAAATAAAAAAACAAGCACCAGTTGTTCCAAATGGAAAAGCATTTGATTTTACCAGTGGAACATTGATATCTAATCAAACCGTTAAGCTCACACAGGCACAGAAGCTGTCCAATGGAACAACCCTGCCAGTAGGGACAATTGCACGACTAACAGACAAGGGAGTGGAAGCAACTTTGCCCAATGGTAAAAATGTTAGTTATGCAGGGGTAACTGAGCAAAGGGCGTTGCCTAAGCCCGATAGCTCTGTACCGAAGATAAGACCTAATGGTACAGTAGAGCTGTTTACAGACAGCAAAGGGGTACAAATACCTGGAGCAGTAGGAGTTAGTCCATCAGATCCGATGGCTGTTGCAAGAGATGCACGTTCTATGCCCAATATACCGACAGGCAGTCAGGCGAGAGTTATCGCAAATAATCCTTATATCCCTAAACCAGCAGGGAAATTTACAATAATGGATTATCTTCCTGAAGCAGCACGTATTACAAAAAAAGGGGGAGAAATTGTGATTAATGGCACACCAAACAATAAGTATTTAAGAGGAATTCCAAATGAAGCAGAACTGGCCCGAATGGGATTAAGGTTAAAATATAATGGTCCGTTAAAGGAGGAGTTTAAACAACTGAAATTTCATGATAGTAATGGCGCAAACATAAGATCACAGGACTTTAAAACCATTGTTTTTGAAAAGGTAAAATAA
- a CDS encoding IS630 family transposase (programmed frameshift) gives MAYSTDLRNKALNYYEQCKNISQTAAAFNLSRNTLYLWIRLKKQTGSLKHQVTGLNAVKLDRQKPAQYVGQHPDAYLHEIAKHFDCTAAAVCYALKQMGMTRKKRPTTYKEQDPAKVTHYLTQPAEFSDYQRVYLDETGFDRYLFRPYARSLKGQIVKAQISGKRYRRLSPVSAQVGNRLIAPMVYQNTMTGVFFEAWFRQCLLPALTQKPVIILGNARFHRMGVLREMAEKWGHKVLPLAPYSPELNPIGKVWENIKRYLRTVLSDYARFDDALLSYFDFN, from the exons ATGGCATACTCTACGGACTTGAGAAACAAAGCTTTAAACTATTACGAACAATGCAAAAACATCAGCCAAACCGCAGCAGCGTTTAACTTGTCGAGAAACACGCTTTACCTGTGGATTCGCCTTAAAAAACAAACGGGCAGCCTAAAACATCAAGTTACCGGTCTAAATGCCGTTAAATTGGATAGGCAAAAACCGGCTCAATATGTTGGGCAACACCCGGATGCCTATCTGCATGAAATCGCCAAACATTTTGATTGTACGGCAGCCGCCGTTTGCTATGCACTCAAACAGATGGGGATGACGCGCAAAAAAAGAC CCACCACTTACAAAGAACAAGATCCGGCCAAAGTAACGCATTATTTGACACAGCCGGCCGAATTTTCCGACTACCAACGTGTTTATTTGGATGAAACAGGATTTGACCGCTACCTGTTCCGTCCCTATGCCCGCAGCCTGAAAGGGCAAATAGTGAAAGCGCAGATAAGTGGAAAAAGATACCGACGCTTATCTCCGGTGTCCGCACAAGTCGGCAACCGGCTGATTGCTCCGATGGTTTATCAAAATACGATGACCGGAGTCTTTTTTGAAGCGTGGTTTCGGCAATGCCTACTTCCCGCATTGACTCAAAAACCGGTGATTATTTTAGGTAATGCGCGATTTCACCGTATGGGTGTCTTACGGGAAATGGCGGAAAAATGGGGACATAAGGTATTGCCTCTTGCACCTTATTCGCCTGAGCTCAACCCGATTGGGAAGGTGTGGGAGAATATTAAGCGGTATCTGCGAACCGTATTGTCTGATTACGCCCGATTTGACGATGCGCTACTGTCCTATTTTGATTTTAATTGA
- a CDS encoding type II toxin-antitoxin system VapC family toxin translates to MILLDTNIISEPLRPKPDSAVIAWLDRQPVETLYLSSITVAELRFGIAILPEGGKKRLLLEKLEETVLPVFSDRILDFDIEAAIAYAEVRATAREAGFSVAAADGYIAAIARYHHMTVATRDTTPFAAAGLKVINPFLGDK, encoded by the coding sequence ATGATTCTGCTGGACACCAATATCATTTCCGAACCGCTCCGCCCCAAGCCTGACTCTGCTGTCATCGCTTGGTTGGACAGACAACCGGTGGAAACACTATATCTTTCCAGCATTACCGTGGCGGAACTGCGTTTCGGCATCGCCATCCTTCCTGAAGGCGGAAAAAAACGGCTGTTGTTGGAAAAACTGGAAGAAACAGTATTACCTGTATTTTCAGACCGTATTTTGGATTTTGACATCGAAGCTGCCATTGCGTATGCCGAAGTCCGTGCAACAGCGCGAGAGGCAGGATTCTCCGTTGCGGCGGCAGACGGCTATATTGCGGCCATCGCCCGTTACCACCATATGACAGTTGCTACCCGAGATACGACTCCGTTTGCCGCAGCCGGATTAAAAGTCATCAACCCGTTTCTAGGTGATAAATAG